TTTCATTGACCTGAATGCAGAGGGTGACTTCTTCAGGGAAGAAGTAAGTTCTACTCGTATGGATAAAAGAGAAGAATAGTACTCTTTTGCTTTCCTACTGCATTCTAAAGAACATCGATCGATGAAACTTAATATTTGTGTGCTTAAAAATACTAGCAACTCTTAGTCACATACCAATGGGGGTAGTCTCTGTGGGGTTGGACTTAAATACCCTGCATGTGAGCATCCCATTGGATATAATATCCTGAATGCTGTGTTTGAGGGCTTGTGGCCTTGATATGCTTGAAACCTTCTTGTTTTATATGATTGTCTTAGATGATGGCTAGAGCTACTGTATACATTTGTCCGTTACTCTTTTTTTGCCtttacttttaatttccaTTGTTTAGATGGAAGCTTCAATGTTGCTAGATGGCTAGATGCTGTAGTATAGAGGTATATTGACGATATATCTGTTCTATTTTGTAGTATGATTGCTTTTACTTCCTTCTGAGAAAAATTTAGAAACTAGAAGAAGTATCAGGGGTTCTGATCTTCTTACACAGAAGCTTCAGGTAGGATTTGTAGTCTAGGTTTGCTTAATGCAAATGAAACTCTTTAGTTTTATCTAGGGTTTATCATGGTGGTTATGATGTTGGTTGTGAAATAGTCAAAATGGAGGTTATTGCTCTTTCTGGAGAATTTTGAGCATTTCCATTCTACAAGGGATGCAATAGGTGGCATTGATGTAGCCTATTTGTTTTAGAGGTAAAAATGAAAGTCTATTTGTTCTAGAGGTCAAAATGAGAGTTTTGTTTGGGGGAGTGGAGCATACTGTTGTACAGAGGCCTGCCTTAGTTATGATGTTTGATAATCGTATTTGGTTAAGATGAGATGTGATGCTTTGTTAGGATATCTAATGTTGTTTTTACGGGATAATATGGGTTATCTGCATATATGTGTAACCCATGTAGGATTTGTGGAAGGTCATTTATTACTAACTATAGGTTATGTGGCATAATGTTtctctatttcttcttttttttttttttgcaagcAGATTGTCCTTGTATACCTGTGCAGTAGTGAATTTTCTTTAACAGTGgggtatttctttttcctgacTCTCTGCATAGCACTTATGCTTAtataaacttattatttttttaaattattggtGGAATGAATTAGATTGTTCTTGTAGGTCGTTTTCTTAGGCTGCAAgtttaattcaattcaaagCGACATCAatcatcttttattttttgatttgcAATAATTTTGAGCTTTCAATTAATGTTcatgtttgaattttttattttttgggaTGAGGGCTAGTTGCATACTTTCATTCCAGCTTGTGATTTCTTGcatcttttcttatttctctAGAATGTTTCTTTGATACCTTTGTGCTTATGCACGGTTTGCTGTTTGAAATTATAGCACAATTTGAACCTCAATGGAGGGGTctatatatgaatattattttgtcAATAGAGTAACTATAACAATATCTATGTATAGTGCTTGTCGATTTTTTAGCGATTCTGCTACACTAATATTCTGCAGTTTCTTAGGGGATCTGCAACTGTTTTATTTCATGTACTTTAAAGTTCTGCAGTTACGTTTAGTTTTAACTTAATGTACATCTATAAGAGCTATATTGATTTGATTTAACTAGTACATCAGTGTCTTGTAGAAGTCTAATGCCCATGGGATAGcatgtttaaaaataatggACTAGGAAGTTTGATTTTCCATCGGAGTATGTTGTGATGCTCTTTCAAACATATTGACTGACTGTGGTAGACTCTGGGGTGGGTTGGTGTGTTTGACAATTTATCTTTCGAATGTCTATTGACACgggggttttctttttatcatcaATCCAGGGAGTGGCGCGGGCAACTCTTTGTTTTCATGATTAACTTTGTTAGTTGCCTGGAGCAAGATGTGTTAGATGAGCTGCTTTCACTGGATTTCTTCCATAATGGTTTTGATCTGCCAAGTTTGGAAAAGAAGCCTTGACTATTTtgatttccttttttcttacaAGTACAACTTAGGAGTCTGTAAAAAATGCTCCTACAAGAATGTCCGGAAAGATTTGTATTTGTAGAGCtgtaaaataagaaagaaatgtCAGTGATAAGTTTTGGGATATAACCTCACGTTTGTTTGTAAAATAGATATATGTATTAGGTCTACTTCGTGTAATGGCTTccttcattatttattttgactttTTTCTGGTTCATCAATGAACTTGTAAACCTTGTACCAACTGTGAGGCCCATATTTGTACACATATGATGTTTTGTAACTTCTCTTGATATATACATACACATTACTTACAAGGGTTAGGTTTGACTTAATTATACTCTGTAATGACGGGTAGATGTTCCCACTGAATTTTGGTCATTGTAACATTTATAAAACTGAACTTATAAGGACATGGttcttgaaagcttaaagcgGTGTCTGAAGTGTTCTTCGGCCTTGTGTATATTTGAGTTGTGACTCAGTTTATGAGTTGTGATTTTGCTGCAATGTTGCGGATGCGCTGGAACCAAAAGACTTTAGTTGTTTTGGGTTGGTTAAGGAGGCATGATGTAATGCAGCCTGTGTATTCTTTCCCTTTCTTGTTGAATTAAGTTTAGTGATTCCTCATGTACTGTTTTACTAATGAGATTATGCTGTATAAATCGTGTTTCCTGATACAGTAGGATgtatctttcttctttttgtgttatttcgttttctcaaactcacttGATGTAACATTAGACTTTAGGCTACAGTCTTGTATTTGTGCACGAGGAGCAGAACGTCATTCTTGAAGGTGCACACTCCTGTTCTGATGTCATAGTTGAATTGTATTAGTCTGTTATTAGCTTCAGTATGTATCTAGAGATACTTAATAGTCTGTATTAGTGTGCTTTGTTTTTGCTATATGTATTTATTCATCTCAATTATGTAGTGATATGTAATCCTCTGTATTAATATACTTGATCAAGCAATTGCATTCCTGTTCTTAAGTTGCCATCTTTTTGGTTTAAGCTGTGTATTTAGGTGTTTCATCAGATGAATCGTTAGATATACAAGCAGGTTTCAACTCTGATGCAGGAGTGTTTTGTAAaggaaaatgagaaataagTTAACCTTGGAAACTGACATCTTCCTAATTTGGAAGAAAAATTGCTATTTCTGCTCTCCTAGTGACCAATTCTGTTCATTTTGCGTCTATGTTAAGTTCTTGGTACAGTTAGGTATTGGGAGGTCTGTGTTAGTTCCCTGTACAAAGTTTGTTTTTGATTGAACATTTACTTTGTTAGACTTTGAAGGAGGTGGCTTGGCTTTTGCAATTCCAGGAAGCagtcttttatttatttttggttagGCTCAAAGTAGTAAGAACAAAATGTTACTCTTCAGCTTTCTCAACAAATTGTAATAGTTATACACGACTGTCAAAAAAGCTGTGCCAAAAAATTTCACAGGTCTCATAAATTGTCCTCTTGTTGCTGTCCTTTCCCTGTTTCGGGTGTGGATAGAGAAAGTGACTTTGTAGAGCTTTGATTTGAAGGCTGATTTCGTGTTTGATGTGATTGTGGTGGACTCTGTCCTGCTAATTTGGCTGTCTGTCTGATGGGAATTCTGATTATTGATTGCTGAAGATGGTATTGTGTCTGaaaagcaataataataataataataataaataaaataaaataaataacaaagaaggaaaagcCTGGATTGGGCCTAGCTCTTTTTCTTGGTTCTGATTTTCTGAGTTCATGCAATCATTAAAATCTTGCTTTTGAACAattgcaatttcttttccttgttttTTGGGAGATGGGTAAGATGGTCTTGAATTTGAGACTACTTTGAAGCCACCAGGCAGTAAATATGCAATCACTGAATTGCTTGGTTATGcaattatcaaattcattgCCAAAATTAATAAGTCATTTGGTTCGTGAAAAAATCTAGTTTTACCATCATTGCCAAATGAAATAACTTAAGTTTTAGCATCCATTGCCAGATGAAATAACTTAAGAAGTCGAATAGGGTGGGAATGGAAATGAGAACgagaataaataatttctattgTTATCCATTCTCTCTCTttcataagaaattaaaaaatcatttatattgaaatcacgtaaaatcaattacaaaatagtcaaataaataaaataattattctttttatataaatatttttttatatatatttatagtatttaataattatatattaaatattctcattttttaattataattaaatactaataaatgaatttaattatcatcCACTTACTAAATAACATATAGAATATAatcatattcttattttattttttctaaaaaacatataaaatatgataattttattttcatttatttctattcCTGGGCTTAAACCAAATCAGTACTAAATGTATTTCTTGTATTGCTGTCGTCAAAGATATCTTTCAAGATCAGTTGAGCCTAGCACTCTAgatataaaatctaataaaactaaatataaattaaaaataagagataaaataaaaaaatataaatatatgttaattatttatcgatttttttatataaataaaaatatataataaacttaaataaaaatttctcaaaaaataaaaagaaaccaCAAAAAAACTCCAATGGATTGGATGAGCAAACTAAACTAAAagataattagaaaataaaattaaaaaaaaagataactaCCACCGGCAATGAAAATCATCCTAGCTAGTGGTAGaatagatataataaaaaataatagacacaatcttaattttaaatataaaagttaaaacaaatttaataaaaaaatgatattataaactatagaactataataaaatatactataaactaaaaaatatttattaaatttgaaacaaAGACGAAAAATATAGATTTATGGATCTTTCGATccataaagaaaagagattaaaggacaaaattttggattaatatataatcaattaCTTCATTTATTCAGCTTGACTCCAACAAATGGAtctagctttttttttttttttttttctttaattttctcaatGTATACATacgaaagaaagaaaaaagaaaaaccattagTTTGAATCTTTGGCGTTCTGTAAGAACATGACtaaacaattatatatatataaaaaagaaaagaaaaggaaaggaattCTTAATTAGAAGAAGTAGCCAGCAGCAACAGCTGCAACACCAGCAACAGCAGAAATTTCAAGGGCAGAGACACCGCTCTTTGGTGACTCAGCAGAAGGTCCATTGGTTGCGGATGCACTGCCCAAAGGTCCTGCAACAACCTCACCAGCTGCAGCGCCGGGTGCACCTGCTGCTGAATCACCACCATCATCTTCAGTGCCGATAGTGTCATCTTCACTAGAAGGTGCCGCAGCCGCCGCAGTTGATGGGGTCGATGGAGCTGAATCTGATGCTGATACTAACCCAACAATAGCGACCAGGAGAAGTGCAAGAATGATAACCTTACTGCTTGccattattattgtttttgttttgtttttcttggtCTTTGTCTTTGTTTTGGATTTGCAGTAGTTCTCTAGGATGCACGTAGAGAAAAACTGCAAGGCGGCTTTGATGGGTATAGAACAGGTGAATCAAAAGGGGTTATATAGATGTTTTCTTGGCAAAGGAGAGAATAAAATGGATGATAAGAGGAGGGCCTTAGAGTCAGGACAGCCATGAAAGTTTTAGGTTCAAATATGTGCTTTTTAAGGAAAGTTTGTTACACTAATTTCCGTTAATTCAGTTATATCTTCTTATTTATTGAAGGTGGTGACAAGTgaaactaaatttattatctttctgcccaaaaaataaaaaactaaatttgttgtatatatataaatttttgatagttaaaattatttttgacacgtatatcatttttattttactattatatatttattttaatatatgtgatTTAAccttatgtttaatttttggtattttctattaacttattaattaa
The sequence above is drawn from the Ricinus communis isolate WT05 ecotype wild-type chromosome 7, ASM1957865v1, whole genome shotgun sequence genome and encodes:
- the LOC8285453 gene encoding classical arabinogalactan protein 6, with the protein product MASSKVIILALLLVAIVGLVSASDSAPSTPSTAAAAAPSSEDDTIGTEDDGGDSAAGAPGAAAGEVVAGPLGSASATNGPSAESPKSGVSALEISAVAGVAAVAAGYFF